CAGCCGGGCTTGGCGATGAGGGCGTAGTCGGTCCAGACGCCCTGTTCCAGGAGGAACGAACAGCCCGCGCCCTGGCCGGTGTTGAGGCGGGTGGAGCCGGGTCGCGCGTTGGTGGGCATGCCGCCCGCGCCGAACGCCGCGACCAGGTCGCCGGTGAGGGGGACGCCGGCCAGCGCGATCGCCTCGGCCGCCATCATCACGCAGGCCGCGTGGCCTTTCGGGTTGGAGGCGCCGAGGCCGACGACGAGGTCGTCGTGGACCGTGGCCCGCGGACGCATGTCGTCCCGCAACTCCGGCCCGATCCATGGGAGATCCTCGCTCTCCTCGCCCACGGTCAGGGTGTCGATGGGCGCGTAGAGCATGAGGTCCGGGCCGGTTCCGTCGCCGGACAGCCGGGCCCAGGCGTTGGCCTGCCGGTCGTCCAGCGGCTGGACCTGACCACGGCAGCCGGCGGCCGTGAGGGTCGCGGCGATGTGCTCGGCGAGGGGGCGCTCGTCGCCGGTGGGGCTCGGGATGTCGACGAGCCCGGTGATCAGCTCGCGCAGCCGGTCGCCGGAGACCTGTTGCCAGGCGTCCTCGACCCAGCCGCGCCGACGGTCGTCGAGACCGGTCAACTCGCTTGCCGTGGTCACTGGTTGATCCTGTGGACCTGGGTCATGGTCGTGCGCTCGAAGCGCTTCTTGGCGAGCGGGAGCCCGAGGGCGATACCGGCTCCGATCAGCAGGGTGAGCAGGGTGCGGCCCATGGTCATGCCTTCTTCTCGTCGGAAACGGTGCCGGTGTCGGTGCCGGCGAGCTTCTTGCCGTACTCCTCCTCGCTGAGGTTCCGCCAGGCGGTCAGCGAGATGTCGGGGCGGTAGAGCTTCTCCGGGGGCGCGTCGGTGATGTCGACCATCCAGGCGTCCTGGCCGGAGAACTGGCCGTGGAACAACCAGCGGATCGCACCGAGGTACTTGGCGTAGAAACGCAGGGTGTCCCAGCCCTCGGTGAAGTTGACCATCACGCCGACATAGCGGTGGTTGTCCTCGTCGACGGGGACGTAGAACTCGTAGTGGATGAAGTTCGGGTACGCGATGCGCAGTACGCCCGGCATCGACAGGGACGCGAAGCCGGGGAACTCCTGGGCCTCGATCGTCGGGTTGACCTTGTCCGGCTTGCCCGTGTTGCCGATGTTGAAGGTCTCCTTCGGCGGCTGGGCCTTCCACCAGCGTTTGTTGGTCCAGCGGCCGACGCCGGGGAAGTCCGCCTCCCAGTAGACCTCGTCCTGGACCCGGAAGATCCAGCGGCCCTTGGGGACGACGCGGGTGATGTTCCAGGTGGGCATCGGCTTGAACAGGCGCCAAAGTGCCGTGCGGTGCAGGTACTTGGCGTGTCCCTCGTCGAAGCCGTTCTCGCAGGCGAAGCGCCAGTTGCCGCTGCGCGGGTCGATCCGGCCGCCCATCACGAAGGCGTTCTCGACGAGTTCCTCGGGCAACTGCGAGTCGATGGAGTGCGGTTCCTCGTCGGCGAGGGGGATGTACACCCACACCATGCCGAGGCGCTCCTCGACCGGGTACGTCCGCACCGAGACCTTGCCGGTGAGGCGGCAGCCGGGGCCGTCGGTGATGACGGCGGCGAGCTTGCCGGTGGGCAGGTCGAAGGTCCAGCCGTGGTACGGGCAGCTGATCGTGCCCGGGAACTGCTGGTCGCCCTCGGAGAGCGGGACGCCGCGGTGCGGGCAGCGGTTGTGCAGCGCGTAGGCTGTGCCGCCGTCCCGGATCAGGGTGATCTTCTCGCCGCAGATCGTGAACGGGAGCGGGTCGGCCGTGATCTGGCTCGACCAGGTCACCGGGTACCAGTAGCCGCGGAAGCCCGCGCCCGCCGCGTCGTAGTGCGGCCACGACTTCCAGTCCTGGCGGCCGGGCTCACCCATGGGTCTGCGGCGGCTCCGGACCGGTGGCTGGGTGTCGGGAGAGTCGTCGACCGTCATCGTGCGCGTCCTCCTGCTGCCGGGATGCCTGTGCGGCGAGCATGCGACGGACCGCCGGATCCGCCCAAGGGACCCGTCCCGCTGAGCAGACCGCACCGCACGGACGCGCCCGGAGACCGGGGCTCACCTGCGCGTCCCGGTCAGCGGACCCTCGTCGATGCGCGGGCGACACTCCCCGTTCTACGGTGCGCCAGATCCCGTGCCGCCCCCCACCGACCAGCCGAAGCCGGCGGTCTCCCATCGACCTCTGAGGTACTCATGGAGACACGGTCCACGACACGCCACCCCCTCGCAGGCCCCACCGCCCTCGCCGTCGCACTCCTCACGCTCACCGCGTGCGGCGCGGGCACCACCGACTCGGCCGCGGGCTCCGGCTCCGGCAAGAACGCCGCGGGCCCCACGATCCGCATCGGCGTCGGCATCGACGCCTCGTACGCGCCCTTCTTCCTCGCCGACGCGAAAGGCCTCTGGGCCAAGCACGGAGTGAACGTCCAGCTGGTCCAGTTCGGGCAGGGCAGCGAGGGCGTCAACAACCTCGTCGCCGGCCAGGTCCAGCTGTCCGGCAACTCCGACACCACCACGATCAGCATGCTGCCCCAGGACCCGGACCTGCGTTCCCTGTTGGTCTACGAGCAGTCCGGCAAGTACCTCAAGGTCGTCCTCGGCCAGAAGGTCAAGTCCCCTTCGCAGATACGCAAGATGGCCGTGGCCCCCGGACTCTCCGAACTCGCGGCCACCCGCTTCCTGGAGTCGAAGAACATCGACCCGAAGTCGGTCAAGTTCGTCACCGCCGACCCGCCCGAGATCCCGGCCCTGATGCAGAAGGGCGACGTCGACGCGTACGTCCTGTGGGAACCCTGGCCCACCAAGGGCGTCGCGCAGGGCGGGCACATCCTGGAGAACACCGGTGCCTACGGCCTGAGTTACTCCCAGTGGCTGCTCACCAGCGCGGCCTGGCTGAAGGCCAACCCGGACACCGCCACCAAGGTCGCCGAGACCCTTCAGGAGGCGGCCCGGCTCACCGAGAGCGACCCGAAGGCCGCTGCCGACGCGACCGAGAAGGCCGTGAAGGTCCCGGCCGCCCAGACCCTGACCGCCATCAAGGAAATCGACTTCGGCACCCGCGACTTCACCGACACGGACCTCAAGGGGTACGCGGACACGGCCAAGTTCTTCGTGGACTCCGGCAAGGTCAAGGCCCAGCCCGATGTCACGACGGCCGTCCAACGCGGTTGGTTCACCCAGCACTTGAAGGGAACATCGTGATGACGGAGGTCGTGGAGACCGCCCGGTCGAAGGTCCGTGGCGCCGCCCTGTGCGCGGACGGCGTCGGCATCCGCTTCGACTCCTTCCAGGCCGTCCGGGACATCTCCCTCGACATAGCCGCCGGTGAGTTCCTGTGTCTCCTCGGCCCGAGCGGCTGCGGCAAGTCCACGCTGCTGTCGGCGATGGCCGGCTTCGTGACCGTGGACGAGGGCAGCCTCAGCGTCGGCGGGACCCGGATCACCGGCCCCGACCCGGAGTTGGGCATGGTCTTCCAGAGCAGCGAGGCCCTCTTCGACTGGATGACGGTCCGTCAGAACGTGGCCTACGGCCCGCGCATGCGCGGCGCCTCACGCGCCGAACAGGCGAAACTGGCCGACGAATACCTCGGCCTGGTCGGCCTACGCCACTGCGCGGACCGCTTCCCGGGCCAACTCAGCGGTGGTATGCGCCAACGCGTCCAGATCGCGAGGGTGTTGGCCAACGAACCCGGCGTAGTCCTGATGGACGAACCCTTCGGCGCACTCGACGCGCAGACCCGGCAGGTCATGCAGGAGGAGACCGACCGCATCTGGCGTGCCTCGGGCTGCACCGTCGTCTTCGTCACCCACGACATCGACGAGGCGATCCTGCTGGCCGACCGCATCGCCGTGATGACGGCGGGCCCGGCGGCCTCGGTGAAGTCCGTCTACCCCGTCGACCTGCCCAGGCCGCGCGACGAGGACGACCCGGCCGCCGTCGAACTCCGCCGCCAACTCCGGGCGGACATCGGCGAAGAGGTCCGCAAGTCCCTGCGCGACCAGGGCCTCGACGCCCCGTCGCCCGAGACCGAGGAGGACGCCCGATGACCGTCGCGACGGCCGCCGCCACCGGAAGCGCGGAGACCAGGAAACGCCAGGCCCGGGCGACCACGGGCCGCCTGCGCGCACTCGGCATGTACACCCTGTCCGTCCTCGTCGGCCTCGCCGTCTGGCAACTGCTGGCGACGGCCTACGGCTCCTCGCTGGTCGCCTCGCCGAGCGAAACCCTCAGCGCGGCACGGCAGTTGGCGTCGGACGGCACGCTGACCAACTCGATCATCGCCTCCAGCCGCCGCATCCTGATCGGCTGGGGACTCGGCGTCCTCGTCGGGGCACCGGTGGGACTGCTCGTCGGACAGGTCCCGGTGGTGCGCCAACTCCTGGAGCCCTACATCGAGTTCTTCCGCTTCATCCCGCCGGTCGCCTTCGTGACCCTGGCGGTGGTGTGGCTCGGCATCGGCGAGTCGTCGAAGGTCGTCCTGATCTTCTACACGGCCGTCTTCATCGTCACGGTCAACACCAGCGCCGGTGTCATGGCGGTGAGCGAGTCCAAGCTGCGCGCGGCCCGGAACCTGGGCGCGAACCGCCGCCAGATCCTGCGGAGCATCGTGCTGCCCTCGACCGTGCCCCACATCGTCACCGGCGCCCGCCTCGCCATGGGCAACAGCTTCCTGACCATCGTCTCCGCCGAGATCGTCGCCTCCCAGGTCGGTCTCGGCTCGCTGATCTGGACCTCCCGCAACTACGGGCGGATCGACTGGGTCTTCGTCGGCATCATCACCCTGGGAATCCTCGGGTTCGTCTTCGACCGCGTCCTGCGGATCGTCGCGTCCCGCGTACTGCGTCGATACGGAGTCAAGTTGTGACGACCGCCAAGTCCCGCGCCCTGGTCCTGGAGAGCTTCGGCTCGCTGCCCCGCCTGGTGGAGCGGCCGGTGCCGGAACCCCGCCCCGGCCACACCCTCGTACGGATGCGGGCGGCCCAGGTCGGCCACCTCGATCTGAACGTCGTGGACGGCAAGTTCGGCATCCTCCCCGACCTGCCGGCCGTACCGGGCACCACAGGATGCGGGGTCGTCCTCGCCTCGGACACCCACCCCGAGGGTTCCCTTGTCCGGCTCGGCGGCAAGGCCCTCGGCCTGCGCCGCGACGGCTGTTGGGCGGAGCACGCGCTGGTGCCGGACGCCGCCGCGGAGGCCGTGGAGGAGGGCACGGACCCTGCGCTGGCGTGCAGTTGGTTCTCGCCGGTGGGCACGGCGTGGGCGGCGGTGCACGCGGTCGCGCAAGTCCAGCCGGGGGAGCGGGTGTTGGTGACCGGCGCGGCGGGCGCGGTCGGGGCGATGACGGTGCAGGTCGCCGCGCGGGCCGGGGCCGAGGTGATCGGGGTCGTCGGACGCCCGGCCAAGCTCACCCACGTGCCGGCCCCCGCGAAGTCCGTCCTGGCCTCCGACCTGTCCGCCGAGTCCGTGGGCGGCCCGGTCGACGTGGTCGTCGACACGGTCGGCGGCCCGGTCCTGCGCGACGCGCTTCCGCTGGTCCGACCCCGGGGCCGGGTCGCGCTCGTCGGCTACACCGCCGGCCGCGAACTCACCGTCGACCTCGCGGACTTCCTGCTCGCCGACGTGTCCCTGCTGCCGGTGAACCTGATGACGCGGGGCAAGGAGATCGCGGCCGATGCGGAGGGGCTGTTGGCGGAACTGCGGTCCGGGGAGCTGACGTTGGAGATCGAGAGGCATGGCATCGAGGGGTTGACGGAGGCTGTGCGGCGGCTGCGGAGTGGGGAGGCGGTGGGGAAGGTGGTGCTGGAACTGGGGTGAAACGCCGGACGGACGCCGACGAGGGCGCCGCCCACCCGGACTCCGCCCCCGCTACTCGCCGTGCGGGCGCAGCTGATGTTCGTAGGCGAAGATCACGACCTGCACACGGTCGCGGAGCCGCAGTTTGGTGAGGATGCGGGTGATGTGGGTCTTGACCGTGGCCTCGGTGAGGAAGAGGCGCTCCGCGATCTCGGCGTTCGACAGGCCGGCGGCGATGAGGTGGAACACGTCCTTCTCGCGGGGTGTCAGTCGGGCGAAGAGGGCACCGGCGTCGTCCGCGTGGGGCCACGGGGCGATCTGGGCGAAGCGGTCGACGAGACCTCGGGTGATGCGCGGGGTGAGGACGGCGTCGCCGGAGGCCACGGACCGGATCGCCGCCCGCAGCACGGTCGGGACGACGTCCTTGAGGAGGAATCCGCAGGCTCCCGCGCGGAGGCCCTCGAAGGCGTACTCGTCGAGGTCGAAGGTGGTGAGGATCAGGACGCGGGAGGCTGTCGCGGCGGTGATGCGCCGGGTTGCCTCGATGCCGTCCATGACCGGCATGCGTACGTCCATGAGCACCACGTCCGGCAGCGTGCGCCGCGTGAGGTCGACGGCCTCCTGCCCGTCGGCGGCTTCGCCGAGGACGGTGATGTCCGGCATCGTGTCGAGGAGGCTGCGGAAGGCCATGCGGACGAGTGCCTGGTCGTCGGCGAGGAGGACCGAGATCGTCATCGCGGTTCTCCCAGCTTCAGTTCGCCCGACACGACCCATCCGGACGGGGTGGGCCCCGCCCGGAGATCACCGTCGAACATGGCGACCCGTTCCCGTATCCCGGTCAGTCCGTTGCCGGCCTTTCCTTCCGCCCCGGCGTCGGTCCCGGGGGACGTCTTGCCGTCGTCGGTGACGCTGAAGCCGACGAGGTCACCGTCGTGCAGCAGGACGACATCCACCCGTGACGCGTCCCGGGCGTGCTTGACGACGTTCGTGAGCGACTCCTGAAGGATCCGGTAGAGCGTCGTCTGCGCCTGAGCGCTCAGGGTCGTGCGGTCGCCGGTCTCGGTCAGCCGGACGTCAAGGCCGGTGCCGCGGGTCTCGTCCACCAGGGCCTTGAGCGAGCCGAGGTCGGGCTGCGGGGCACGGTCGCCACCGTCCTCGGCCCGCAGGACGCCGAGGAGCCGGCGCATTCCGGCGAGGGACTGCCGACCGGTCGACGCGGCCAGGAGCATCTTCCCCCGGGCGCCCTCCGGATCGGTCGCCGTGGTCGCCGCCGCTGCCTCGGAGAGGGCGACGACGACCACCAGACCGTGGGCCACGATGTCGTGCATCTCCCGCGCGATCCGGGTGCGTTCGGCCGCCGCGGCGAGCTGTGCCTGCTGGGCGCGTTCCTGTTCCAGTCGCTGCGCACGGTCCTCGATGGAGGCGAGGTAGCGGCGCTGGGCGCGCACGG
The nucleotide sequence above comes from Streptomyces sp. N50. Encoded proteins:
- a CDS encoding Rieske 2Fe-2S domain-containing protein; this translates as MTVDDSPDTQPPVRSRRRPMGEPGRQDWKSWPHYDAAGAGFRGYWYPVTWSSQITADPLPFTICGEKITLIRDGGTAYALHNRCPHRGVPLSEGDQQFPGTISCPYHGWTFDLPTGKLAAVITDGPGCRLTGKVSVRTYPVEERLGMVWVYIPLADEEPHSIDSQLPEELVENAFVMGGRIDPRSGNWRFACENGFDEGHAKYLHRTALWRLFKPMPTWNITRVVPKGRWIFRVQDEVYWEADFPGVGRWTNKRWWKAQPPKETFNIGNTGKPDKVNPTIEAQEFPGFASLSMPGVLRIAYPNFIHYEFYVPVDEDNHRYVGVMVNFTEGWDTLRFYAKYLGAIRWLFHGQFSGQDAWMVDITDAPPEKLYRPDISLTAWRNLSEEEYGKKLAGTDTGTVSDEKKA
- a CDS encoding ABC transporter substrate-binding protein; this encodes METRSTTRHPLAGPTALAVALLTLTACGAGTTDSAAGSGSGKNAAGPTIRIGVGIDASYAPFFLADAKGLWAKHGVNVQLVQFGQGSEGVNNLVAGQVQLSGNSDTTTISMLPQDPDLRSLLVYEQSGKYLKVVLGQKVKSPSQIRKMAVAPGLSELAATRFLESKNIDPKSVKFVTADPPEIPALMQKGDVDAYVLWEPWPTKGVAQGGHILENTGAYGLSYSQWLLTSAAWLKANPDTATKVAETLQEAARLTESDPKAAADATEKAVKVPAAQTLTAIKEIDFGTRDFTDTDLKGYADTAKFFVDSGKVKAQPDVTTAVQRGWFTQHLKGTS
- a CDS encoding ABC transporter ATP-binding protein, which translates into the protein MTEVVETARSKVRGAALCADGVGIRFDSFQAVRDISLDIAAGEFLCLLGPSGCGKSTLLSAMAGFVTVDEGSLSVGGTRITGPDPELGMVFQSSEALFDWMTVRQNVAYGPRMRGASRAEQAKLADEYLGLVGLRHCADRFPGQLSGGMRQRVQIARVLANEPGVVLMDEPFGALDAQTRQVMQEETDRIWRASGCTVVFVTHDIDEAILLADRIAVMTAGPAASVKSVYPVDLPRPRDEDDPAAVELRRQLRADIGEEVRKSLRDQGLDAPSPETEEDAR
- a CDS encoding ABC transporter permease → MTVATAAATGSAETRKRQARATTGRLRALGMYTLSVLVGLAVWQLLATAYGSSLVASPSETLSAARQLASDGTLTNSIIASSRRILIGWGLGVLVGAPVGLLVGQVPVVRQLLEPYIEFFRFIPPVAFVTLAVVWLGIGESSKVVLIFYTAVFIVTVNTSAGVMAVSESKLRAARNLGANRRQILRSIVLPSTVPHIVTGARLAMGNSFLTIVSAEIVASQVGLGSLIWTSRNYGRIDWVFVGIITLGILGFVFDRVLRIVASRVLRRYGVKL
- a CDS encoding zinc-binding alcohol dehydrogenase family protein; translation: MTTAKSRALVLESFGSLPRLVERPVPEPRPGHTLVRMRAAQVGHLDLNVVDGKFGILPDLPAVPGTTGCGVVLASDTHPEGSLVRLGGKALGLRRDGCWAEHALVPDAAAEAVEEGTDPALACSWFSPVGTAWAAVHAVAQVQPGERVLVTGAAGAVGAMTVQVAARAGAEVIGVVGRPAKLTHVPAPAKSVLASDLSAESVGGPVDVVVDTVGGPVLRDALPLVRPRGRVALVGYTAGRELTVDLADFLLADVSLLPVNLMTRGKEIAADAEGLLAELRSGELTLEIERHGIEGLTEAVRRLRSGEAVGKVVLELG
- a CDS encoding response regulator transcription factor; translation: MTISVLLADDQALVRMAFRSLLDTMPDITVLGEAADGQEAVDLTRRTLPDVVLMDVRMPVMDGIEATRRITAATASRVLILTTFDLDEYAFEGLRAGACGFLLKDVVPTVLRAAIRSVASGDAVLTPRITRGLVDRFAQIAPWPHADDAGALFARLTPREKDVFHLIAAGLSNAEIAERLFLTEATVKTHITRILTKLRLRDRVQVVIFAYEHQLRPHGE
- a CDS encoding sensor histidine kinase, with protein sequence MKHLRPAHRPSRDRPSLSLVLLLGPPVLCAVAASHELLYNRSGVLDWVLAAAVICPLLLRRRAPVAVFWFCWAVAMATWALGTVSFSEFAVLVALYTVAAHRGLRHSLGAATAVELGVVLVAVRFAPAASVNDAFVILSGLAAAAFFLGTTVRAQRRYLASIEDRAQRLEQERAQQAQLAAAAERTRIAREMHDIVAHGLVVVVALSEAAAATTATDPEGARGKMLLAASTGRQSLAGMRRLLGVLRAEDGGDRAPQPDLGSLKALVDETRGTGLDVRLTETGDRTTLSAQAQTTLYRILQESLTNVVKHARDASRVDVVLLHDGDLVGFSVTDDGKTSPGTDAGAEGKAGNGLTGIRERVAMFDGDLRAGPTPSGWVVSGELKLGEPR